The DNA segment TTTCATGGCTGTTCCTAACCTTTTGGGATAAAAGGCCGCCGCCGGTTCACTACAAGAGGGCCGCCATCCGGAAGAGGCTTTCCACGAGAAACTTCCGCAGAAAAATGACCACCAGAAAAACGATGATCGGCGAGAGGTCAAGTCCCCCAAAACTTACCGGCAATCGTCTGCGGATCTGGTAGAGCACGGGCTCGGTGACGCTGTTGATAAAACGCACAATGGGGTTGTAGGGATCCGGGTTGACCCAGGACAAAACGGCGCGGGCCACAACGATCCACATGAAAAAAAGCAGCACGTAGTCGATGACCGTCGCCACCGCGATCAGAAGATTGCCGATGATAAACATGCCGGTCAGTTCCTTGCAGCAGGCTGAGCGTCACCCCCCGGCTGGGGCATGGGGGCAGATGGTAATAA comes from the Desulfobacteraceae bacterium genome and includes:
- a CDS encoding YggT family protein, coding for MFIIGNLLIAVATVIDYVLLFFMWIVVARAVLSWVNPDPYNPIVRFINSVTEPVLYQIRRRLPVSFGGLDLSPIIVFLVVIFLRKFLVESLFRMAALL